The following nucleotide sequence is from Oncorhynchus mykiss isolate Arlee unplaced genomic scaffold, USDA_OmykA_1.1 un_scaffold_576, whole genome shotgun sequence.
gtcgtcgccagacgggccggtcgcagcttcagaggtggcgtcgtcgccagacgggccggtcgcagcttcagaggtggcgtcgtcgccagacgggccggtcgcagcttcagaggtggcgtcgtcgccagacgggccggtcgcagcttcagaggtggcgtcgtcgccagacgggccggtcgcagcttcagaggtggcgtcgtcgccagacgggccggtcgcagcttcagaggtggcgtcgtcgccagacgggccggtcgcagcttcagaggtggcgtcgtcgccagacgggccggtcgcagcttcagaggtggcgtcgtcgccagacgggccggtcgcagcttcagaggtggcgtcgtcgccagacgggccggtcgcagcttcagaggtggcgtcgtcgccagacgggccggtcgcagcttcagaggtggcgtcgtcgccagacgggccggtcgcagcttcagaggtggcgtcgtcgccagacgggccggtcgcagcttcagaggtggcgtcgtcgccagacgggccggtcgcagcttcagaggtggcgtcgtcgccagacgggccggtcgcagcttcagaggtggcgtcgtcgccagacgggccggtcgcagcttcagaggtggcgtcgtcgccagacgggccggtcgcagcttcagaggtggcgtcgtcgccagacgggccggtcgcagcttcagaggtggcgtcgtcgccagacgggccggtcgcagcttcagaggtggcgtcgtcgccagacgggccggtcgcagcttcagaggtggcgtcgtcgccagacgggccggtcgcagcttcagaggtggcgtcgtcgccagacgggccggtcgcagcttcagaggtggcgtcgtcgccagacgggccggtcgcagcttcagaggtggcgtcgtcgccagacgggccggtcgcagcttcagaggtggcgtcgtcgccagacgggccggtcgcagcttcagaggtggcgtcgtcgccagacgggccggtcgcagcttcagaggtggcgtcgtcgccagacgggccggtcgcagcttcagaggtggcgtcgtcgccagacgggccggtcgcagcttcagaggtggcgtcgtcgccagacgggccggtcgcagcttcagaggtggcgtcgtcgccagacgggccggtcgcagcttcagaggtggcgtcgtcgccagacgggacggtcgcagcttcagaggtggcgtcgtcgccagacgggccggtcgcagcttcagaggtggcgtcgtcgccagacgggccggtcgcagcttcagaggtggcgtcgtcgccagacgggccggtcgcagcttcagaggtggcgtcgtcgccagacgggccggtcgcagcttcagaggtggcgtcgtcgccagacgggccggtcgcagcttcagaggtggcgtcgtcgccagacgggccggtcgcagcttcagaggtggcgtcgtcgccagacgggccggtcgcagcttcagaggtggcgtcgtcgccagacgggccggtcgcagcttcagaggtggcgtcgtcgccagacgggccggtcgcagcttcagaggtggcgtcgtcgccagacgggccggtcgcagcttcagaggtggcgtcgtcgccagacgggccggtcgcagcttcagaggtggcgtcgtcgccagacgggccggtcgcagcttcagaggtggcgtcgtcgccagacgggccggtcgcagcttcagaggtggcgtcgtcgccagacgggccggtcgcagcttcagaggtggcgtcgtcgccagacgggccggtcgcagcttcagaggtggcgtcgtcgccagacgggccggtcgcagcttcagaggtggcgtcgtcgccagacgggccggtcgcagcttcagaggtggcggcgtcgccagacgggccggtcgcagcttcagaggtggcggcgtcctCCGAGGACATGCGCCTCAGCTTCTCCTCAGAGGACAGGGCATCATTTGCCGGAGAGCTACCATGGTTTGGAGAAGCTTGGGATTCTACTTCATTGGTCTCTAAATACTCTTGAGAAAAAACAAAAGGAACAGTTGGGTATTCTAcagcaacacatctgttctacacggtctaggccaaattgctaatcgaattttgagcaacatgaaccctacagttttcaaagtatatgtttcaggccgtaccttctctggcttgtttagcgtcagaccctatggatcggagcaaggccagggcatgcacaatggagacgtcatttgatgacagctctgaaaaatgtaggttaaggtttgacaacattatttagactgagttactctatgctgttgaatgagtgtcaaacacagcagcaccatagacagtgacaaagaacatagctagaagggttgcggaaagaaacacttacctccaagtctcctctgcagagagacttgatcttgcttctgggactttccaacagggtaacaagaaactgaggagaaagtgttgacagaagttgagttcacacaaaatagctacatatattaatagcagtgaagaataaaagatgaccaacgcggaagatacagacagtcaaatattaatacccaacttataaagttaagcatatttaccaaacaaatcccttaaacattagtgaaccaacctttgacaacccccacagtcatcacaacgagcagcaattctctcacacctcccatgatgatgaaaatagtctgtgttatcaacaggtaatgtcttcccatggcctgtatgaggcttatatatgacaaacatggcttaacgatcaattaacaagcttgattgagttgttacgttcagatagaaatagaccatgtagaacatatgttgattcttatcaagttggtgggcaggcaatcttttctactccatatattgcatttatatctgtAATGATTAACCCTAATGGTCTCAGATCAGCATTAGAAAGAAGTAGGCCTAATTATTTTAGGTGTAATCTTCAAAGATATTAGGGGGAAATAAACACTGTACCCAAATCCACGTTTTACAATGCTCCTGGGAAATGGGTAGGCCTCCACCTatagtccttcacagttttacagctgtgatatatttatttatttacatagatcacatacataaataaatatgttAGCTGTAGGTAGCGTTGAGATAAAATTCCCATATTCTATTGCTACTAACATAAATCCTAATATATCATGTTTTCCTCATTTGCTCTGTAGGAGGTTCGTCATATGAAGGACATTCAAGTGGATGTGACCCCTAACCTGCAATAGGGGCTCAGTGAGGTGACAGACATCCTGTAATGGATCTCCAGCTAGTGTCTGAGGACCTGGAGAAGGCTGTGTCTACAGCTGTGGGGCAGGACAAGCATGGTATGAAGGATTTTATTGTTATGGATAGTCATCTCCAATCTGTTCAAATATCACTGTTGTTGATAACACACATTACCAAAATGATTCACActtgtcttcctatttccacaTAATCTGTCATGGTTCCCCACCCCAACAGGGCATAAAACCAACCTCTCTTTATTGCTACTGCTAATACACCCAAATCCAACAGCGTTTGAGTATCTTTTTGCTGTTCTTCTAACCCTGAATGGCAACATTTTATCCTAGTACACAAGCATGTCACTTTATCCATCCACACCCACTCTACTGCCGCATGGCCACTGCGGCTGAGACTTTCACCCTCTCGTTACAGGTATAGCAGGTAACCAACCCCGCCCGGGTCTTACCACCTAGGACTTACCCTTTGCAGGTACCTGCCTGCTCGGGCTTACCTTCCGGGACTCACCCTATTCTTATAGTACAAGCAGGAACCAACCTACTCGGGATTTACCCCCTAGGAGTTACCCTCTACAGGTTTGGGTTTACCTTCCGGGACTTACCATATACCACAAAGCTACGACCGGTCGTAATACAATGGGACTACTGAATAAGCTCAGGCTTTCTAGGTTCGTACCCTATAATTGGTTCAGCCTACGACTCTCATCTCCCCAAGATGTCAGAATTAGTGATAACGGGTGTAGGAACTTTGCTTACCTTGTTTCTGTTTCACTGTTTCTTAATCTCTAGTTCGACTGCAAATCGCGGTGAACCCTGCTCGCAGTGCcaactgttaggttctaattctcagagtaaaaacTCGACGGACACTATGAATGCTtgaaccaagtttattcttcccagagggtcaagacagctgcattagacaaaaaacatattcacacaagcactgatatttaatcctCTCTCCAATGCTGAGTCTGCTCCTACACCTCTAaacagccaatgcatctctgttgctagacagaaccttggtgatatctgttcttcctcaattcatctgacctgaccgctaccccaaagtgctcactcctccccaactcaaggCTGACATGGTGATTGGtaccagactgtgtctcttctcATCCCAGAGGATCCCACCCATAGGATGcctgatggctaacaataacatatcctgacataatgtaaacgttatacattaagctctctccctcagtgacatgaattagtatatttcatattctcagaacccaacagTAGGTTTTAAGGTGTGGCTGCATGTTTGTCGTGGACGCATCGTCACTCTTGATGTTCTTTTTCCAAGTCTGAACTGGCCGTTCTTGTCTTTCCTCAACTAATTGAAACCTCAGGGACAGACATCCTGAACGACTCTGATGTCAGAGCTCCCATCAGCCCTCTACACCTCGCTGTGAGTAAAGCCTACCTGCTCCTGTAGTGGTCTCCATatgacaaatggcaccctattccctatttagtacactacgtttgaccagaaccttataggccctgatcaaaagtagttcactacatagggaatagggtgctatcgGGGATGCAAGCATGGTGTAGATTTTCCACAGGAAGTTGACTGTCCAGACAGACTTACACACCATATTCCGATCTATTCCCGATTAGTGTAAAATACATATTCTACAcagtgatgatgaggatgatttcCTTATTTTGCCATTTGAGTTAATCAACCTCAGAAGAGAAGTAGAGTTTTTGTTTCTCAATCCCACGCTTGGCAGGAACCTCCGATGTTGATGCTGGGCGGGAGCAAAAATGGGCTCCCGATTGAAAGACTCTGGTCTACTTTAGAGGTCTAGCACTGTATTTCTGTTCAGGCGTACCACGGGTCTACTCTAGGACATTGATTATATTAAGAGTGAATATCTATTCAGGCGTACCACAGTCACCACCATGCTATGGAGGTCCTGGTTCAGTCTCTGCTGGATCTAGACGTGAGGGACAGCCAGGGGCGCACCCCTCTGGAcctggatgactttcactttagcagtaataaattcatgaacttctttgaggaaaagattatgattattagaaagcaaattttggactcctccttaaatctgcgtattccttcaaagctcagttgtcctgagtctgcacaactctgccaggagctaggatcaagagagacgctcaagtgttttagtactatatctcttgacacaatgatgaaaataatcatggcctctaaaccttcaagctgcatactggaccctattccaactaaactactgaaagagctgcttcctgtgcttggccctcctatgttgaacataataaacggctctctatccaccggatgtgtaccaaactcactaaaagtggcagtaataaagcctctcttgaaaaagccaaaccttgacccagaaaatataaaaatctatcggcctatatcgaatcttccattcctctcaaaaattttagaaaaggctgttgcgcaacaagtcactgccttcctgaagacaaacaatgtatacgaaatgcttcagtctggttttagaccccatcatagcactgagacggcacttgtgaaggtggtaaattacattttaatggcatcggaccgaggctctgcatctgtcctcgtgctcctagaccttagtgctgcttttgataccatcgatcaccacattcttttggagagattggaaacccaaattggtctacacggacaagttctggcctggtttagatcttatctgtcggaaagatatcagtttgtctctgtgaatggtttgtcctctgacaaatcaactgtaaatttcggtgttcctcaaggttccgttttaggaccactattgttttcactatatattttacctcttggggatgttattcgaaaacataatgttaactttcactgctatgcggatgacacacagctgtacatttcaatgaaacatgggaagccccaaaattgcccttgctagaataatgtgtttcagacataaggaagtggatggctgcaaacgttctacttttaactcggacaaaacagagatgcttgttctaggtcccaagaaacaaagagatcttctgttgaatctgacaattaatcttaatggttgtacagtcgtctcaaataaaactgtgaaggacctcggcgttactctggaccctgatctctcttttgaagaacatatcaagaccatttcaaggacagcttttttccatctacgtaacattgcaaaaatcagaaactttctgtccaaaaattatgcagaaaaatttatccatgcttttgtcacttctaggttagactactgcaatgctctactttccggctacccggataaagcacttagttagtgctaaatacggctgttagactagaaccaaaaaatgtgatcatattactccagtgctagcgtctctacactggcttcctgtcaagggctgatttcaaggttttactgctaacctacaaagcattacatgggcttgctcctacctatctctctgatttggtcctgccgtacatacctacacgtatgctacggtcacaagacgcaggcctcctagttgtccctagaatttctaagcaaacagctggaggcagggctttctcctatagagctccatttttatggaacggtctgcctacccatgtcagagacgcaaactcggtctcaacctttaagtctctactgaagactcatctcttcagtgggtcatatgattgagtgtagtctggcccaggagtgggagggtgaacggaaaggctctggagcaacgaaccgcccttgctgtctctgcctggccggttcccctctttccactgggattctctgcctctaaccctattacaggggctgagtcactggcttactggggctctctcatgccgtccctggagggggtgcgtcacctgagtgggttgattcactgatgtggtcaccccccccccccccccccaccccccacccccaccttgggttgtgccgtggcggaggtctttgtgggctatactcagccttgtctcaggatggtaagttggtggttgaagatattcctctagtggtgtgggggctgtgctttggcaaagtgggtggggttatatccttcctgtttggccctgtccgggggtgtcctcggatggggccacagtgtctcctgacccctcctgtctcagcctccagtatttatgctgcagtagtttatgtgtcggggggctagggtcagtttgttatatctg
It contains:
- the LOC110517477 gene encoding polysialoglycoprotein-like, whose protein sequence is MGGVRELLLVVMTVGVVKVSCYPVGKSQKQDQVSLQRRLGELSSNDVSIVHALALLRSIGSDAKQAREEYLETNEVESQASPNHGSSPANDALSSEEKLRRMSSEDAATSEAATGPSGDAATSEAATGPSGDDATSEAATGPSGDDATSEAATGPSGDDATSEAATGPSGDDATSEAATGPSGDDATSEAATGPSGDDATSEAATGPSGDDATSEAATGPSGDDATSEAATGPSGDDATSEAATGPSGDDATSEAATGPSGDDATSEAATGPSGDDATSEAATGPSGDDATSEAATGPSGDDATSEAATGPSGDDATSEAATGPSGDDATSEAATGPSGDDATSEAATVPSGDDATSEAATGPSGDDATSEAATGPSGDDATSEAATGPSGDDATSEAATGPSGDDATSEAATGPSGDDATSEAATGPSGDDATSEAATGPSGDDATSEAATGPSGDDATSEAATGPSGDDATSEAATGPSGDDATSEAATGPSGDDATSEAATGPSGDDATSEAATGPSGDDATSEAATGPSGDDATSEAATGPSGDDATSEAATGPSGDDATSEAATGPSGDDATSEAATGPSGDDATSEAATGPSGDDATSEAATGPSGDD